The stretch of DNA ATAATCAAGTTCCTAATTTTAGAAGTAAGAATTTACTGAATAAAAAAAGACATTGATTTTTTTTAGATCAATGTCTTTTTTAGGCGCTTTTCACTTATATCTGTATAAAAGAGGTTTACTTTTCGTAGCTATGGTGTTTACCCGTCCCTTATTCTAGAAAGGCAGTGATTTAGTATTCACTGAAAGTAAAAAGAAGGAGACCACATTTTCGATGTCTCCTTCTTTTCGTTTCAAATAATGAAGTTGTCTTTTATATCGGTTTCTACTTTTTAAAAAAATGCCGCCAATAGCCTATCTGACACGCCAAGGACTATGCAACAGTTACCTGTGCTGTGTATTTAGAGAACTTCCCTTTTCTGAGCACTTTTAATCAGCTTAATCTCTCCATTTTTAGGGATTAATTCACTGATGTTTTCATATTTGTCTTCCCTTTTTGACTGGTTTAAGTCCGCCGCTACATATTCCTTAAAGGAGTAGCAAAAGAGTTTACGGGCCACTCTTCCTTTTTCACCAATTAAGTTAAACCAACCTTGCCCTACATAAAAAGGATTCGTTAGTATTCTATCAATAACATATGCTATTCGGTCATCTTCTTCCCCTGGATTAAATCTTGTTTTAGTAGAAAGGGCCAAGATAAAATAGTTTTTAAACTTATCTAATTCTAGTAATTGAAGATGGTACTTCTCACGCTGCATTTGATTAAAATCCATTAAAACCGTTTTGATACTTTTCTCAATATCAATTTCAAGTTTACTTGCATCTTTCCAGGTTGATAAACGGGAATCAAAAATCGATAGTGTTAGTATATAATATCCAGCATACTTTTTGGGATCAAATACTTCATCTTTAACTTGGCTTTCATCTTCCGGTATTACAACAAATTTTTTATAGTCAGCAAAGAAATTTTCAATCATATCGTATCCCTTCTTTCATACCTTAATAAATTTGCTGAATAAAATGGCTTAATCTAAATCTATCTGCAGCTATTTTCATTATGGAAAAAACAACCAAGGTGATCTGCTCATTATCTTTTTTATAGGGCAGTTCTTCTCGTAAACTGTCAAAATAACTTCTATGGTCCAATGAATCGGAATTTATATATATATTTCTTTATTCATATTAAAAGTCCTCCTTATTTCTTCAAAAATCCTCATCTTTCACGGTTTTTAATTAAAAAGTCCTATAAGCGAATTGGTAATTTGTCGTAACAGGTCTTTTGGCCGAGCTGGTTACTATACACTGCTGGAAATATTGTATATACGATTTTATCGGTGTTACATCACCAATTGATCAAACAAAATAGCCTTGAAACGCAGTAGTTAACCGGGGGATTTACCCATTTATCTATAAACTCAAAAAAAAATAGTTCACTTGTTTACAAGCGAACTACCTGGGTTGGCCTCAATATTTTTCAAACACTGTGTGCTATAACGAATACTGATTTCCTGACTAATTCCGATAGGAAAATCTTCTTTCATAAATAGCCCCTCCATTCATACCCATTCAATATTATTTTATCGCCAATCGTTGAATATACCAAAAATAGAGTGCTAAAACTTCTAAGCTTTAGCACTCTATTTGTAATATTATTTAATTTTATCCTCAAGAATTGAACTACTTACTTTTCAACGGTCACAACTAAAAGTTCTCTATGCCAAGATTCCCTCAATTTTTTCAATAACCTCACTTGTAAGCGCAATTTCAACGGCTTTGACATTTTCTTCTAATTGGCTTGGTCTACTTGCACCAATTAATGCGCTTGAAACATTTGGCTGACGTAAAATCCATGCTAATGCAAGGCTAGGTAGAGTGATTTCTAATTCCTTGGCGATCTTCTCTAACTGTTCCACCTTCGTAAAGGTAGTCTTCGTTAACATACCCTTCATGAAGTTGTTGATTTCGTCATTTGAGGCACGGCTATCCTCTGGAATGGTATTTCCTTTATATTTTCCTGTTAAAATCCCCTGAGCGAGAGGAGAAAAGACCACCTGTCCGATCCCATGCTTTGAACTCACCGGAATAACTTCCTTTTCAATATAGCGGTTTAACATGTTATATACAGGCTGGTTCACGACAATTCGATCTAAAAGGAATTTATCAGCTACACGGACTGCCTCTTCAATCTGAGCAGCACTCCATTCACTTACACCCGCATAAAGAATCTTCCCTTGACGAATTAAATCATCAATGGCTCTCAATGTTTCTTCCACTGGCGTTTCCTGATCATAGCGGTGACAGTAAAAAATATCAACATAATCTAAGTTCATTCGCTTCAAGCTCGCATTGGCTTGTTCAATCACATGCTTCCTCGATAATCCGCGATCATTCGGTCCTTCCCCCATTGGCCAGAACGCTTTTGTCGTAATAACATAGGATTCACGTGGATATTCCTTTAAAGCCCCAGCCATAACCCGTTCACCTTCACCACGTTCGTAAACATTGGCAGAATCAAAGAAGTTAATTCCTAGTTCATATGCTTTATGTATTGTTTTCTCAGCCGTGTTATCTTCAACCGTTTTTCCGTAGGTTAACCAACTGCCTAAACTAATTTCACTTACCTTTAACCCGCTATTTCCTAAACGTCTGTATTTCATTTAAATCATACCTCCCTAGATAATTTTTAAAAAAATGACTTTCAGGTAAACTATATAAAATTTAGACTATTTTTACAATTATGAAATACTGCAGGATTGGATTAATAGTTGGAAAAAGACAGGATTCTTACGATTTAGTTTAATTACCAGAATTTTCAGAAGGTACCTGACAATATTATCAAAAAAAATGGATGCTATGCGATAAGTAGTTCAGTTTTTGTGGAGAAACATCGTATATAGGTACTAATTAGCAGACTTAATCACAAATTAACTCAGTCTGTTCTAATTACCGTTATTTCAACATTTATTCGCTTTTGACACACAAAATAACATATCAAATATCACAACAAATAACAGTGTGAAAATAACTATTGTCACACTGTTATTTAGGTTGTTAAATTGATTGTTAATTGACTTTCAACTTGAAAGGATGAAAGGGAAATTCTAATTATATGTAGAAATAGGTATATAGATTGTGAAGAGTTGAAACAAAGTAGTTTAGCTTTAATTTGATATAAAAGGGGGTTTAATAATGACAAGGATTTGCAATCAATGCCAAACTGAAATGATAAAAGATTGTAAAGTAAATGTTGAATATGACTTGTCTGGAATTACGATTAGTCAAAAGCGTAAAGGACTTTTCAAAAATGTATCTGCAAAGACTAAAGCAGCTTTATGTCCAAATTGTGGTAATGTAGCTATCTATATTGATGATTACCAAATATTTACTAAATAATTACTTATTCAGCGTACGGGAGCTTTAACAGAATAGGTGTAATAATATGAACCCTCAGAGGACTATAACTCTGAGGGTTTTTATTTGTTATTTGGTGTGTGATTTCCACTGTGAATTAGGGTGCTATTTGTAATGATTTTTCAGTTTTTCTCCACAGTATCTGATCTACTTAGCTATGCGATCCCTCCTTTGCTATCTACTCAGATCAATTCTAAAAAAGAACAAATCGTTAAAATGTTCATTCGGTGCATGAAGATTTTCATCTGGCAGCCCGAATCCCATTAAAACAACAGGAGTATTTAAGGTATGGCTGAAATCCGAGACAATCGGAATGGAGCCCCCTTCTCTTTTATAAACAGGTGCTTTTCCATAAACCTGTTCATAAGCTTCAGCTGCTTTTTGAATCATCGGATCATCGATTGGTGTTAAGAATGGATTACCAGTATCCTGGAGTGTCACTTTTACTGTGCATCCTTTTGGTGCTTTTTCTTCTAAATGCTTTTTGATTAAGTCTTGGATTTTTTCTGGATTTTGATTATTGACTAGACGGCAGGTGATTTTGGCATGTGCCTCGTTTGGAATGACAGTTTTTGTACCTTCCCCCTGAAATCCGCCCCATATGCCGTTTAATTCTAATGTCGGCCGCGAGTTGATTTTCTCAGAATATGGGTAATTATTTTCTCAACCCGTTAATTCAGTTAAGCCTAATGTCATTTTTAGCTTTTCTTCATCAAAGCCCAGTGCTTTAATTTGTTCCTTTTCAAATCCGGTCAATTCTAATACATCATCATAGAACTGATCCACATTTACCTTTCCATTTTCATCATGAAGAGTAGATAGCAGCTGCACTAATAAATGGTTAGCGTTCTGAACTCCCCCGCCGAACATGCCTGAATGCAAATCCGTATTCGCCGTTTTAAGGGAAACCTCAAGAGCAGCCAGACCTCTTAAAGAATATGTAATCGCAGGAACTCCTCGATCCCACATATCAGAATCGGAAATGATCACCACATCACAGGCTAGCTTTTCTTTATTTTCGGCTAAAAACTGTGGAAGATTGGGACTTTCGATTTCTTCTTCTTCAATACAAAATTTCAAGTTTACCGGTAATTTATTTTCTAGTTTTAGTAGTGTTTCAACCGCTTTAATATGTAAAAATGTCTGCCCTTTATCGTCTGTTGCCCCTCTGGCATAGATTTTTTCATCTCGGATTTCTGGTTCAAACGGAGGAGTTACCCATAAGTGAATTGGGTCAACGGGCTGGACGCCATAATGACCGTACACTAATACAGTTGGTGCATTTTCTTGATGAAACCAGTCTGCATAAATAATCGGATGACCTTTTGTTTGTACGATTTCAACGTGTTCCATTCCAATGCTTTCTAACTTATTAGCGATCCAGGAAGATGCTTTTTGAATGTCCTCTTTATGCTCAGATAATGAACTTATGCTAGGAATGCGAAGTAATTCTTTTAATTCCTCCACATTTTGTTGATGATGCTTCGATACAAATTCGGACTCATGTTCTCACCTATTCTTTTTTATTTTCAATTCTCTCTTTTACACGAAAATTAGGAAAATAATAGAAAACCAGCCCTAAAAAGGGAGAGACTTTATTTGAACGTATTAAAAGTGACTGGCACTACAAGAAAGTATCAAGGAAATTTAGATTAGCCATTTAATATTTTTCCGCCTGGTTCCAGTAAGATTAAAAGCTTTGGTGCTGAATATTTGCACTATCTTTATTTAGTTATCCTGGCTATTTTCTTGCTAAACATAAATATCGAATCAAAGTCATCACTGATCGATCATACATGTGATCTTTGATATTCAAATAAGTATAAACATAATAATATTTTATCAAAAAAAGTGCCAGGTACCCCCAATTTTTGAATGGTCCCTAGCACTTATTTTTATATTAATTCAAGCACCCACTAAATTCCCAGGTTGTAACGAAATTCATTCTGCTCCACATTTTGATATTTGTCCATTTAGCTAAAAATTCATCCTCCCTAAATTGTTAAAAAAATTTATTGGTAGGATTCATGATATATGTTACCCGAGCGTAGCCCTCCTTTAATAGTGTACCTTGAACCCATTCTCCATCAACATACACATTGGCTAACAGTCGTCCACAGGTATCTTTTGTATTCCCCGTTCAAATTCCCATGTTAATTAATAAGGGATTTGTGCTCCCTTATTGGATTATGGTATCCGTTATTATATGAACCTACTCTATTAAGCTTTTACCCTTCTAATAATAAAGAGTGTGGATCTTCCAACAGTTCTTTTACTGCAGCCAGGAAGCTGACTGCCTCTTTTCCGTCCACAATTCGATGGTCATAAGAAAGGGCGATATACATCATCGGGCGGTTTTCCATTCGTTCACGATCAATCGCTATTGGTCTTGTTTGGATTTTATGCATACCGAGAATCCCCACTTGTGGGCTATTCAAGATTGGCGTTGACATTAATGAACCGAAAACACCACCATTTGTAATTGTAAATGTTCCACCTTGCAAATCATT from Neobacillus sp. CF12 encodes:
- a CDS encoding aldo/keto reductase family protein — protein: MKYRRLGNSGLKVSEISLGSWLTYGKTVEDNTAEKTIHKAYELGINFFDSANVYERGEGERVMAGALKEYPRESYVITTKAFWPMGEGPNDRGLSRKHVIEQANASLKRMNLDYVDIFYCHRYDQETPVEETLRAIDDLIRQGKILYAGVSEWSAAQIEEAVRVADKFLLDRIVVNQPVYNMLNRYIEKEVIPVSSKHGIGQVVFSPLAQGILTGKYKGNTIPEDSRASNDEINNFMKGMLTKTTFTKVEQLEKIAKELEITLPSLALAWILRQPNVSSALIGASRPSQLEENVKAVEIALTSEVIEKIEGILA